The following proteins are encoded in a genomic region of Arachis ipaensis cultivar K30076 chromosome B02, Araip1.1, whole genome shotgun sequence:
- the LOC110269126 gene encoding serine/threonine-protein phosphatase 7 long form homolog, with the protein MPMHERIIPYLERAGLYHLARLNSQWFWLDEPLVSAFVERWRPETHTFHMPFGECTVTLQDVAFQLGLPVDGEAVSGCLGEFETYMEGGRPAWEWFEDLFGEWPPPNKVKQMTVHFTWFHERFRVLPADASEETVRIYARAYIMMLLSTQLFGDKSANRVHIRWLPFVANLDGMGRYSWGSAALAWLYRCMCRVANRNVTNLAGPLQLLQSWIFWRFPSLRPAGFEVFSFPLASRWSAYLPPNDGKEQRVIRYRLALDRLTARDIVWEPYSALDVLAVVHPEILTEEHSRMWRAVTALIYFAVIEWHQVDRVVPQLGGVQHIPEDALNVDWLHAKDGRGGDRWFPHYYQKWHEHWENRLDAVISIERVADPGPSADYLDWWYREAQRFLSPGAAFADPRGTQIPPEAYQRGSSQVPRRSQLPDMPDNRRVERRRRVGTRDTGREWRWLHDAMQEDDAGGDARAEVHHRVRRANARRGRTPDDTQHAGGVSGFATTEAVGDTFTSRAYSQMPEFTPTMTMDLDDQLVSPRFYADFAELIRDDAGTSNVQFGGQSYQQQMPDVQMETGAY; encoded by the exons ATGCCCATGCATGAAAGGATCATCCCGTATTTAGAGCGGGCTGGATTGTACCATTTGGCTAGGCTAAATAGCCAATGGTTCTGGTTGGATGAGCCACTCGTTAGTGCGTTCGTTGAGAGGTGGCGTCCTGAGACGCATACGTTCCACATGCCTTTCGGAGAATGCACAGTGACATTGCAGGATGTGGCATTTCAGCTAGGGCTTCCTGTGGATGGGGAGGCTGTGAGTGGTTGCCTTGGTGAGTTTGAGACATACATGGAGGGTGGCCGACCAGCTTGGGAGTGGTTTGAGGACCTATTCGGTGAGTGGCCCCCACCGAATAAGGTCAAGCAGATGACAGTACACTTTACATGGTTCCACGAGAGGTTTAGGGTGCTACCAGCAGATGCGAGTGAGGAGACTGTCCGCATCTACGCACGGGcctacatcatgatgttgttaTCGACTCAGTTATTTGGGGACAAGAGTGCGAACCGGGTTCATATACGATGGTTGCCATTTGTGGCAAACCTTGATGGCATGGGGAGGTATAGCTGGGGTTCGGCCGCTTTGGCGTGGCTGTACCGATGTATGTGTCGAGTAGCAAACAGAAATGTGACTAATCTTGCGGGCCCGCTCCAGTTACTTCAGAGTTGGATATTCTGGCGGTTTCCGTCTCTTAGGCCGGCCGGGTTTGAGGTTTTCTCTTTCCCGCTGGCATCAAG GTGGTCTGCCTACTTACCTCCTAATGATGGAAAGGAGCAGAGGGTCATTAGGTATCGGCTTGCATTGGATCGACTGACCGCTCGTGAT ATTGTGTGGGAGCCCTACTCCGCGCTTGATGTACTTGCCGTGGTCCATCCAGAGATACTTACAGAGGAGCACAGTCGCATGTGGCGAGCCGTGACTGCCTTGATATACTTTGCGGTCATCGAGTGGCATCAGGTTGACAGGGTTGTTCCACAGCTAGGTGGAGTACAACATATCCCCGAGGATGCTTTGAACGTAGACTGGCTGCATGCTAAGGACGGTAGGGGTGGCGATAGGTGGTTTCCCCACTACTATCAGAAATGGCATGAGCATTGGGAGAACCGACTTGATGCCGTCATTTCCATTGAGCGAGTGGCAGATCCTGGCCCATCTGCAGATTACCTAGATTGGTGGTACCGAGAGGCTCAGCGATTCCTTAGCCCTGGGGCTGCATTTGCCGATCCTAGAGGCACCCAGATACCTCCGGAGGCATATCAGAGAGGATCCTCCCAGGTTCCACGCAGATCACAGCTACCTGATATGCCGGACAACCGTCGTGTTGAGAGACGCCGTCGTGTTGGTACTAGGGACACCGGTCGAGAGTGGAGGTGGTTACATGATGCGATGCAGGAGGATGACGCAGGCGGAGATGCTAGAGCTGAGGTCCATCACCGTGTTCGTCGGGCTAATGCCAGACGTGGGAGAACTCCGGATGATACACAGCACGCAGGCGGAGTTAGTGGGTTTGCAACGACTGAGGCTGTAGGGGATACATTCACTAGCAGAGCTTATTCTCAGATGCCGGAGTTCACACCGACCATGACTATGGATTTAGATGATCAGCTGGTCAGTCCACGGTTTTATGCAGACTTTGCTGAGTTGATTAGGGATGATGCTGGCACGTCGAATGTGCAGTTTGGTGGCCAGTCTTACCAGCAGCAGATGCCGGATGTGCAGATGGAGACCGGAGCTTACTAG